The following proteins are co-located in the Lachnospiraceae bacterium genome:
- a CDS encoding rhomboid family intramembrane serine protease has protein sequence MKKLSSAVDRFALEHPRFGLPGLMRYIVFGNVIAFFLLRLTGAAVLYLGFDWYAILHGQIWRLVTFIFIPQTAEPFQLILSLYFIYFIGTMLEREWGTPRFNLYYLSGVVLTILAAVISHYAFGYSSVLGTYYVGMSMFLAFAALYPDAQLLLMYIIPIKAKWLALADLALFGVDIVKALLRGNYLSALLPIAALLNFLIYFWYDISDAIDRSRGCARHRNSHQTIQFKAAVRQQRKKEAERGYRHKCCICGRTDTEYPNLEFRYCSRCAGYHCFCQDHITNHEHFRE, from the coding sequence TTGAAAAAGCTGAGCAGCGCCGTAGACCGCTTCGCCCTGGAGCACCCCCGCTTCGGCCTCCCGGGCCTGATGCGCTATATCGTGTTCGGAAACGTGATCGCCTTTTTCCTGCTCCGCCTGACCGGCGCCGCCGTCCTCTACCTCGGCTTCGACTGGTACGCCATTCTCCACGGCCAGATCTGGCGTCTCGTCACCTTCATCTTCATCCCCCAGACCGCAGAGCCCTTCCAGCTCATCCTCTCGCTCTATTTCATCTATTTCATCGGCACCATGCTGGAGCGGGAGTGGGGCACGCCCCGCTTCAACCTGTACTACCTCTCCGGCGTCGTCCTCACCATCCTGGCCGCCGTCATCAGCCACTACGCCTTCGGCTACAGCAGCGTCCTGGGGACCTACTACGTCGGCATGTCCATGTTCCTGGCCTTCGCCGCCCTCTACCCCGACGCCCAGCTCCTTCTGATGTACATCATTCCCATCAAGGCGAAGTGGCTGGCCCTGGCGGACCTGGCCCTGTTCGGGGTGGATATCGTAAAGGCGCTTCTCCGGGGGAATTACCTCTCCGCCCTGCTCCCGATTGCCGCGCTGCTGAATTTCCTGATTTATTTCTGGTACGATATCTCCGACGCCATAGACCGCAGCCGCGGCTGCGCCCGCCACCGGAATTCCCATCAGACGATCCAGTTCAAGGCGGCGGTGCGCCAGCAGCGGAAGAAGGAGGCGGAGCGTGGCTACCGCCACAAATGCTGCATCTGCGGCCGCACGGACACGGAGTACCCGAACCTGGAGTTCCGCTACTGCTCCCGCTGCGCCGGGTACCACTGCTTCTGCCAGGACCATATTACCAACCATGAGCATTTCCGGGAGTGA